In a genomic window of Bacteroidales bacterium:
- a CDS encoding nucleotidyl transferase AbiEii/AbiGii toxin family protein codes for MIDFENIKQWFPEPLQQKNYARFILREYLQYLILDFLSNSKYASQLNFIGGTSLRLFHGIDRFSEDIDFDHKELDAITFIEMTDRIVRFIQKSGFNVMADDKEKDKTLKAYRRNLVFPGLLFENQLSPFRDEKFLIKIESQDQGVNYTPEVRLIKGCGHIFNFQTPTPEVICAMKISTLLSRKKGRDFYDSMFLLSRTSPDYSFLEQSSGIRNDIQLKQQLLDLIGTINLKHKARDFEHLLISREQSNKILLFPDFIRSRFPG; via the coding sequence ATGATCGATTTTGAAAACATAAAACAGTGGTTTCCTGAACCGTTGCAGCAAAAGAATTACGCCAGGTTCATCCTGCGTGAATACTTGCAGTATCTGATCCTTGACTTCCTGTCAAACTCAAAGTATGCCAGTCAACTTAATTTCATAGGCGGCACAAGCCTGCGGTTGTTTCATGGAATTGACAGGTTTTCAGAAGATATCGATTTTGACCACAAAGAGCTGGATGCTATTACTTTCATAGAGATGACCGATCGTATCGTCCGGTTTATTCAAAAATCAGGTTTTAATGTAATGGCAGATGATAAAGAAAAGGACAAAACGCTGAAAGCATACAGGAGAAATCTTGTTTTTCCGGGGCTTTTATTCGAAAACCAGCTTAGCCCCTTTCGGGATGAAAAGTTCCTGATCAAGATCGAAAGCCAGGATCAGGGAGTGAATTATACCCCGGAGGTCAGACTGATAAAGGGCTGTGGCCACATTTTCAATTTTCAGACACCCACACCCGAAGTTATATGTGCCATGAAAATTTCAACGCTCTTGAGCAGAAAGAAAGGCCGCGATTTTTACGACAGCATGTTTCTTTTATCGAGAACATCCCCGGATTATTCTTTCCTGGAACAATCTTCCGGCATCCGGAATGATATTCAACTTAAACAACAATTGCTCGATCTGATCGGCACGATTAATCTTAAACATAAGGCACGTGATTTCGAGCACCTTTTGATCAGCAGGGAACAGTCAAACAAAATCCTGCTGTTCCCCGATTTCATCCGTTCACGTTTCCCCGGATAA